In Scomber japonicus isolate fScoJap1 chromosome 19, fScoJap1.pri, whole genome shotgun sequence, a single genomic region encodes these proteins:
- the LOC128379970 gene encoding uncharacterized protein LOC128379970, whose translation MDVNGSVFVQERDPGETLERPYTNTPVSSSACGVSLSDSSMEQCNASSKYKDIISNSTLISKPLTSPAVYQLRPKEEKFGTLTRKTIGEKNLEKKKKNILLVGETGTGKSTLINTLVNYTMGVKFEDNIWFEIVEEEEKRCSTHSQTSDVIVYEIFGYEDETLPYSLTIIDTPGYGDTRGIERDDIVSQRLLDLFRSDDGVHKLSVVGLVLKASVNQVSDRLKYILDSVMSLFGKDLDENIVALITNSDGIKPENVLKALKAANIKCAKDEKNQPNHFLFDNRQNEQRTEDDEFALENAWTITERGMKRFTDFLKESNPQKLVTTVEVLRARIRLTACIQNLEEKIQLIELKQREIQQTEEALKKHEEEMKKNEKFTVEVDEVYKEKEPVVNGGMWGLWFYEGAVTCNRCKENCRYPGCTMAWKPEHCEVIKRGRCTSCTGKCPVSDHMKETGDTEKVKKLEKMKSRRQGRPKA comes from the exons TAACGCCTCATCCAAATACAAGGACATCATCTCCAACAGTACTCTGATCTCTAAACCTCTGACCTCTCCTGCTGTCTACCAGCTGAGACCAAAGGAAGAGAAGTTTGGGACTCTGACAAGAAAAACTATTGGAGAGAAAAacctggaaaagaaaaagaaaaacatcttacTTGTAGgtgaaacaggaacaggaaaatcTACTCTGATCAACACTCTGGTCAACTACACCATGGGAGTGAAGTTTGAGGACAACATCTGGTTTGAGAtcgtagaagaagaagagaaaagatgttccacacacagtcagacatcaGATGTGATCGTGTACGAGATCTTTGGTTATGAAGATGAAACTCTGCCCTACTCTCTGACCATCATCGATACTCCTGGATATGGAGACACCAGAGGGATCGAACGTGATGACATCGTTAGTCAAAGATTATTGGACTTGTTCCGCTCAGACGATGGAGTTCATAAACTTTCTGTAGTGGGTCTGGTGCTGAAGGCGAGTGTGAATCAAGTGAGTGATCGACTGAAGTACATCTTAGATTCAGTGATGTCTCTGTTTGGGAAAGATCTGGATGAGAACATTGTTGCTCTCATCACAAACTCAGATGGAATAAAACCTGAAAATGTTCTGAAAGCTCTTAAAGCTGCAAACATTAAATGTGCCAAAGATGAGAAGAATCAGCctaatcacttcctgtttgataaCCGCCAGAATGAACAGAGAACAGAAGATGATGAGTTTGCTTTAGAGAATGCATGGACGAtaacagagagaggaatgaaacgTTTCACAGACTTCCTGAAAGAATCTAACCCTCAGAAGTTAGTGACAACAGTTGAAGTGTTGAGGGCACGGATCAGACTGACAGCCTGCATCCAAAACCTGGAAGAAAAAATCCAGCTGATTgaactgaaacagagagagatccAACAGACTGAAGAAGCTCTgaagaaacatgaagaagagatgaagaagaatgaGAAGTTCACTGTAGAAGTTGATGAGGTCTACAAAGAGAAAGAGCCAGTGGTCAATGGTGGGATGTGGGGGTTATGGTTTTATGAAGGAGCTGTCACCTGTAACAGATGTAAAGAGAACTGTCGCTATCCTGGATGCACAATGGCCTGGAAACCTGAACACTGTGAGGTCATAAAAAGAGGTCGCTGCACTTCATGTACAGGGAAGTGTCCTGTATCAGATCAT atgaaggagacaggagacacagagaaggtgAAGAAGCTGGAGAAGATGAAGAGTCGACGGCAGGGCCGGCCCAAGGCATAA